From the genome of Leptolyngbya subtilissima AS-A7, one region includes:
- a CDS encoding aminotransferase class IV: MAYWFDGQLCQGSDIVLAVNDPTLIYGATVFTTLRIYGQSLDHPLTHWAAHQQRLVHGLTDFGWPSPSWDRVRQGAEALLEDHPVLRITCLPDGRELVTGRSLPLDLETMQTQGIAAWVARGEMYGRSQPAYKTGNYLGAWLALQAAQRHGAREAILVNARGQWLETSTGNLWGWANGQWHTPGLGAGLLPGIVRSHLIEYLKRQGEQVNQSPWPPGVIQRFEALAYSNSGVQVVPIHTVLGDRSRLEVNPQHPALAALRAAFSEN; this comes from the coding sequence ATGGCCTACTGGTTCGACGGGCAGCTCTGCCAGGGCAGCGATATTGTCCTCGCCGTCAACGACCCCACCCTAATCTACGGGGCCACAGTGTTTACCACCCTGCGAATCTATGGCCAGAGCCTTGACCACCCCCTCACCCACTGGGCGGCCCACCAGCAGCGTCTAGTTCATGGCCTGACCGATTTTGGCTGGCCCAGCCCCTCATGGGATCGGGTGCGGCAGGGGGCCGAGGCATTGTTAGAGGACCATCCTGTTCTGCGGATTACCTGCCTTCCCGACGGTCGTGAGCTGGTGACTGGGCGCAGTCTGCCTCTAGACCTAGAGACGATGCAGACCCAGGGCATTGCCGCCTGGGTGGCGCGGGGGGAGATGTATGGGCGATCGCAGCCCGCCTACAAAACCGGCAATTACCTCGGGGCCTGGCTGGCCCTACAGGCTGCCCAGCGGCACGGTGCACGCGAGGCCATCCTGGTGAATGCCCGAGGCCAATGGCTAGAAACTAGCACCGGCAACCTCTGGGGCTGGGCCAATGGTCAGTGGCACACGCCCGGCTTGGGAGCTGGCCTACTGCCAGGAATTGTTCGTTCACATCTCATTGAATATTTGAAGCGACAAGGGGAACAGGTCAACCAATCCCCCTGGCCGCCGGGGGTGATTCAGCGCTTTGAGGCGTTGGCCTATAGCAACTCAGGGGTGCAGGTAGTACCTATTCACACAGTTTTGGGCGATCGCAGTAGACTGGAGGTTAACCCACAGCACCCAGCCCTAGCGGCTTTGCGGGCTGCTTTTAGCGAAAATTAG
- a CDS encoding TMEM165/GDT1 family protein translates to MHPLTGFTAGLLFITLSELGDKTFFIGMILATRHPRRWVFVGVTAALFVMTVLSVAIGQAVTIFPEHYVQGLTVTLFLGFGLKLLYDASRMVGGGSLADEQAEALEAVEESEAEVKKWSVKAVLIQSFSLTFVAEWGDRTQFATIALAAANHPVGVVLGSTLGHAVCAAIAVACGKLVAGRISERWLTTVGGLLFVIFGLVAAVEMV, encoded by the coding sequence ATGCATCCACTGACCGGATTTACCGCTGGCTTACTATTCATCACCCTATCCGAGTTAGGGGATAAAACCTTTTTTATCGGCATGATTTTAGCCACTCGGCACCCCCGTCGCTGGGTGTTTGTGGGGGTTACCGCCGCGCTATTTGTCATGACGGTTTTGTCGGTAGCGATCGGTCAGGCAGTCACTATTTTTCCTGAGCACTACGTTCAGGGGTTGACCGTAACCCTGTTTCTAGGATTTGGCCTCAAGCTGCTGTACGACGCTAGCCGCATGGTCGGGGGTGGTAGCTTAGCCGATGAGCAGGCCGAGGCCCTAGAGGCTGTCGAAGAAAGTGAGGCTGAGGTCAAAAAATGGTCGGTCAAAGCCGTGCTGATTCAATCCTTTAGTCTGACCTTTGTAGCGGAGTGGGGCGATCGCACTCAGTTTGCCACCATTGCCCTGGCGGCGGCTAACCATCCGGTGGGCGTGGTGCTGGGGTCAACCCTGGGACATGCGGTATGTGCTGCGATCGCCGTTGCCTGTGGCAAACTCGTTGCTGGCCGCATTTCAGAGCGCTGGCTGACGACCGTTGGCGGGCTGTTATTTGTCATCTTTGGCCTAGTTGCCGCCGTGGAGATGGTTTAG
- a CDS encoding YbjQ family protein, translating to MTVQPRSSAPNIILTNIETVPGKTITQHMGLVQGSSVRAKHIGRDIAAGLKNIVGGELKGYTELLQEAREEATSRMVQEAQKRGANAIVNVRFATASLTQGAAELFAYGTAVRVE from the coding sequence ATGACCGTTCAACCTCGATCTTCTGCACCTAACATTATTCTCACCAACATCGAAACCGTTCCTGGCAAAACCATTACACAACACATGGGCTTGGTACAGGGCAGCTCCGTGCGAGCCAAACACATCGGCCGCGACATTGCTGCTGGACTCAAAAATATCGTAGGCGGCGAGCTCAAGGGCTACACCGAACTGCTGCAAGAAGCCCGCGAAGAGGCCACCAGTCGCATGGTGCAAGAGGCCCAAAAGCGGGGCGCGAATGCCATTGTCAACGTCCGCTTTGCCACTGCATCGCTGACCCAGGGCGCAGCAGAACTGTTTGCATACGGCACCGCCGTGCGGGTTGAATAG
- the ftsH3 gene encoding ATP-dependent zinc metalloprotease FtsH3, giving the protein MNKRWRNAGLYALLVVVVIALATAIFDGSGPETQTWRYSQFLDAVQNNQIERVNISADRTRARFTDPEGNGQIIVNLPNDQELISTLETNNVDIVVMPQSDDSVWVRAFSTLLIPILLLGVLFFVLRRAQSGPGNQAMNFGKSKARVQMEPQTQVTFGDVAGIEQAKLELTEVVDFLKNADRFTAVGAKIPKGVLLVGPPGTGKTLLAKAVAGEAGVPFFSISGSEFVEMFVGVGASRVRDLFEQAKANAPCIVFIDEIDAVGRQRGAGLGGGNDEREQTLNQLLTEMDGFEGNTGIIIIAATNRPDVLDAALLRPGRFDRQVVVDRPDYAGRLEILNVHARGKTFSKDVDLQKIARRTPGFTGADLSNLLNEAAILAARRNLTEISMDEVNDAIDRVLAGPEKKDRVMSEKRKELVAYHEAGHALVGALMPDYDPVQKISIIPRGRAGGLTWFTPSEDRLESGLYSRSYLQNQMAVALGGRIAEEIIFGEEEVTTGASNDLQQVARVARQMVTRFGMSDKLGPVALGRQQGNMFLGRDIAAERDFSEETAATIDSEVRGLVDQAYTRAKQVLTNNRHVLDQLATMLVDKETVDSEELQQLLATNDVSMASIV; this is encoded by the coding sequence GTGAACAAACGGTGGAGAAATGCAGGTCTATATGCCCTGCTGGTCGTTGTAGTCATTGCCCTGGCGACCGCAATTTTTGATGGCTCTGGCCCTGAAACCCAGACCTGGCGTTACAGCCAGTTTTTAGACGCGGTGCAAAATAACCAGATCGAGCGCGTCAACATCAGCGCCGATCGCACCCGCGCTCGCTTCACAGACCCCGAGGGTAACGGTCAGATCATCGTTAACCTGCCCAACGACCAGGAGCTAATCAGCACCCTGGAAACCAACAATGTCGACATCGTCGTCATGCCCCAGAGCGATGACAGCGTCTGGGTTCGCGCCTTTAGCACCCTGCTGATTCCTATCTTGCTGCTGGGGGTACTGTTCTTTGTGCTGCGCCGCGCCCAGAGTGGTCCTGGCAACCAGGCCATGAACTTTGGCAAGTCCAAAGCCCGTGTGCAGATGGAGCCTCAGACCCAAGTCACCTTTGGCGATGTAGCCGGTATTGAGCAGGCCAAGCTAGAGCTGACCGAGGTCGTTGATTTCCTCAAGAATGCCGATCGCTTCACTGCCGTCGGTGCCAAGATTCCCAAGGGTGTGCTGCTGGTGGGCCCTCCCGGTACTGGTAAAACTCTGCTGGCCAAGGCCGTTGCGGGCGAAGCGGGCGTGCCCTTCTTCTCCATATCCGGTTCTGAGTTCGTCGAAATGTTTGTCGGTGTGGGTGCCTCTCGCGTCCGCGACCTGTTCGAGCAGGCCAAGGCCAACGCTCCCTGTATCGTGTTTATCGACGAGATTGACGCCGTCGGTCGTCAGCGAGGCGCAGGCCTCGGCGGCGGCAACGACGAGCGTGAGCAAACCCTCAACCAGTTGCTCACCGAGATGGATGGTTTCGAGGGCAACACCGGCATCATCATCATTGCCGCTACCAACCGCCCCGACGTGCTCGATGCGGCCCTGTTGCGCCCCGGTCGTTTTGACCGCCAGGTGGTGGTCGATCGCCCCGATTACGCCGGTCGCCTCGAAATCCTCAACGTCCACGCCCGCGGCAAGACCTTCTCCAAGGATGTCGATCTGCAAAAGATCGCTCGTCGTACCCCCGGCTTTACTGGAGCCGACCTGTCGAACCTGCTGAACGAGGCCGCCATTCTCGCCGCCCGCCGCAACTTGACCGAAATCTCCATGGATGAGGTTAACGATGCGATCGATCGCGTCCTCGCTGGCCCCGAGAAGAAAGACCGCGTCATGAGCGAAAAGCGCAAAGAGCTGGTCGCCTACCACGAAGCTGGGCACGCCCTAGTCGGTGCCCTGATGCCCGATTACGACCCTGTGCAGAAAATCAGCATCATTCCCCGCGGTCGCGCCGGTGGTCTGACTTGGTTCACCCCCAGCGAAGATCGTCTAGAGTCGGGCCTTTACTCCCGCTCCTACCTGCAAAACCAGATGGCTGTGGCCCTCGGTGGCCGCATCGCTGAAGAGATCATCTTTGGTGAAGAGGAAGTTACCACTGGTGCTTCCAACGACCTGCAGCAGGTGGCTCGCGTTGCTCGTCAGATGGTGACCCGCTTCGGCATGAGCGACAAGCTCGGCCCCGTCGCCCTCGGTCGCCAACAGGGCAACATGTTCCTGGGTCGCGATATCGCCGCCGAGCGCGATTTCTCTGAAGAGACCGCTGCCACCATCGACTCCGAAGTGCGGGGTTTGGTTGACCAGGCCTACACCCGCGCTAAGCAGGTGCTGACCAATAACCGCCACGTGCTCGACCAACTGGCCACAATGCTGGTGGATAAGGAAACTGTGGATTCTGAAGAGCTACAACAGCTGCTTGCCACCAACGATGTGAGCATGGCATCAATTGTGTAA
- the sir gene encoding sulfite reductase, ferredoxin dependent gives MVQTPIKPNSAAPGPTPSKMEGIKENSRFLREPVASELLQDTTHFSEQATQILKFHGSYQQDNRDNRAKGQEKDYQMMLRTRNPGGYLSPELYLTLDRLSDEYGNGTLRATTRQGIQLHGVLKQNLKATIGAIVRNMGSTLGACGDLNRNIMAPPAPYKNRPEYRLAQEYANNIADLLRPQTGAYYEIWLDGEKAVSVEEHPDVVAARQRNGNGTVVHNSEEPIYGTYYMPRKFKCAVTVPGDNSVDAYTHDVTLVVITDRSGQLKGFNVLAGGGLGRTHNKEETFARTADEIGYVDKADIYDLMKAIVATQRDYGDRHDRRHARMKYLIHDWGVDRFRQQVETYLGKPLKPFKKLPKWTFYDYLGWHEQGDGNWFVGIPVENGRIIDRREGIQLKSALREIVQRFHLPMLITPNQSVLFYEVKPEDKAEIQAILTRHGIAKETEIDPLVRYAMACPALPLCGLAVTESERIMPTVLGRLRALLTKLGLEDEHFVVRMTGCPNGCARPYMAELGLVGSAPESYQVWLGGSPNQTRLARPYLERLHDNDVDTTLEPLFVFFRDGRKKGESFGDFCDRVGFQALRQFSATYNADQYTPRHTKEGRHRLSISHDLFMTLQSTADKEGRPMAQVMADALAVYLQKPVPRD, from the coding sequence ATGGTTCAGACTCCTATCAAACCCAACTCCGCCGCCCCTGGGCCTACCCCCTCCAAGATGGAGGGCATTAAAGAGAACAGCCGCTTTTTGCGCGAGCCCGTAGCCAGCGAGCTGCTGCAAGACACCACGCACTTCTCCGAACAAGCCACTCAAATTCTCAAGTTCCACGGCTCGTATCAGCAAGACAACCGCGACAACCGCGCCAAGGGCCAAGAGAAGGACTACCAGATGATGCTGCGCACCCGCAACCCCGGCGGGTACCTCTCTCCTGAGCTCTATCTCACCCTCGATCGCCTGTCCGATGAGTACGGCAACGGCACCCTGCGGGCCACCACCCGCCAGGGCATACAGCTCCACGGCGTGCTGAAGCAAAACCTCAAGGCCACCATTGGCGCGATCGTGCGCAATATGGGCTCTACCCTAGGGGCCTGCGGCGACCTCAACCGCAACATCATGGCTCCCCCGGCCCCCTACAAAAACCGACCCGAGTACCGGCTGGCCCAGGAGTACGCCAACAACATCGCCGACCTGCTGCGGCCCCAAACCGGAGCCTACTACGAAATTTGGTTAGACGGTGAGAAGGCGGTCTCGGTCGAAGAGCACCCTGACGTAGTGGCGGCCCGCCAGCGCAACGGCAACGGTACCGTTGTGCACAACAGTGAAGAGCCGATCTACGGCACCTACTACATGCCCCGCAAATTCAAATGCGCGGTCACGGTGCCTGGCGACAATTCCGTTGATGCCTACACCCACGACGTCACTCTGGTGGTGATCACCGATCGCTCTGGGCAGCTGAAAGGCTTTAACGTGCTGGCTGGCGGCGGTCTAGGCCGTACCCACAACAAAGAAGAAACCTTTGCCCGCACGGCCGACGAAATTGGCTATGTCGACAAAGCCGATATCTACGACCTGATGAAGGCGATTGTTGCCACCCAGCGCGACTATGGCGATCGCCACGACCGCCGCCACGCCCGTATGAAGTACCTGATCCACGACTGGGGCGTCGATCGCTTCCGCCAGCAGGTTGAGACCTACTTAGGCAAGCCCCTCAAGCCCTTCAAAAAGCTGCCCAAGTGGACCTTTTATGACTACTTAGGCTGGCATGAGCAGGGCGACGGCAATTGGTTTGTCGGCATTCCTGTCGAAAACGGCCGCATTATCGACCGCCGCGAGGGCATTCAGCTCAAATCAGCGCTGAGGGAGATCGTGCAGCGATTCCACCTACCGATGCTGATCACCCCCAACCAGAGCGTACTCTTCTACGAGGTCAAGCCCGAAGATAAAGCTGAGATTCAGGCCATTCTCACCCGCCATGGGATAGCGAAAGAAACCGAGATCGACCCTCTGGTGCGCTACGCCATGGCCTGCCCGGCCTTGCCCCTGTGCGGCCTAGCGGTAACTGAGTCAGAGCGCATCATGCCCACGGTGCTCGGTCGCCTGCGTGCCCTGCTCACCAAACTGGGCCTAGAAGACGAGCACTTTGTCGTACGCATGACTGGCTGCCCCAACGGTTGCGCCCGCCCCTACATGGCCGAGTTGGGCTTGGTGGGCAGCGCTCCCGAGTCGTACCAGGTATGGCTGGGAGGTTCCCCTAACCAAACCCGACTAGCTCGCCCTTACCTGGAGCGCCTCCACGACAACGATGTCGACACCACCCTAGAGCCGCTGTTTGTGTTCTTCCGCGACGGGCGCAAAAAGGGCGAAAGCTTTGGGGATTTCTGCGATCGCGTCGGCTTTCAAGCCCTGCGGCAGTTTTCGGCCACCTACAACGCTGATCAATATACCCCACGGCACACCAAAGAAGGGCGGCACCGGCTGAGCATTTCCCACGATTTGTTCATGACCCTGCAATCCACCGCCGACAAAGAGGGGCGACCCATGGCGCAGGTAATGGCCGATGCCCTGGCGGTATATCTGCAAAAACCGGTACCTAGAGACTAG
- a CDS encoding cytochrome b/b6 domain-containing protein, whose amino-acid sequence MSKLIPYQPLVLRLLHGIAGLLAISALITGFLVYNTYDGRFGSIPLPLLPDIQGIHGTFGLFFLLIFPALAIYSFHWGYRRLLFPDFWPRLTHQVGKPGWWVNLQRLLNTAMLLAATLSVVTGRMMQEAWLPGGELHHIWYRLHLTAWLVLLITLLGHVAMGLKVGGVPLLLSMVQTKYRPEESPSLWMGYLREKFHERFGR is encoded by the coding sequence ATGTCTAAATTAATTCCCTATCAGCCTTTAGTTTTAAGGCTTTTACACGGCATCGCTGGCTTGCTGGCAATTAGTGCCTTGATTACCGGCTTTCTGGTTTACAACACCTATGACGGTCGGTTTGGCTCTATTCCTTTACCCTTGCTACCAGACATTCAAGGCATTCATGGTACGTTTGGCCTATTCTTTTTATTGATATTTCCCGCTCTCGCCATTTATAGCTTTCATTGGGGATATCGGCGATTATTGTTTCCTGACTTTTGGCCTCGACTTACCCATCAAGTGGGTAAGCCCGGCTGGTGGGTCAATCTTCAGCGCCTCTTAAACACCGCCATGCTCTTAGCCGCTACCTTGTCCGTGGTTACCGGCAGAATGATGCAAGAGGCCTGGTTGCCCGGTGGCGAACTGCACCACATTTGGTACAGGCTGCATTTGACGGCGTGGCTGGTGCTGCTAATAACTTTGTTGGGCCATGTTGCTATGGGCCTCAAGGTCGGCGGAGTGCCCTTGCTGCTTTCAATGGTTCAAACCAAGTACCGTCCTGAGGAATCCCCGTCCCTATGGATGGGATATCTTCGAGAAAAATTTCACGAGCGATTTGGACGTTAG
- a CDS encoding isochorismatase, protein MTDSALLPVPDFYNPSRVGEVWSVPYQQRAAEAKAWAKAHHIAPAAEDDRRLCLLLIDVQNTFCIPGFELFVGGRSGQGAVDDNRRLGEFIYRNLGQITTITATLDTHQAMQVFHPLFWVDAEGENPPPMTMIHYDDVVQGKWRVNPAISANLTASRDLQEYALHYTKTLDDRGKYPLTVWPYHSMLGGIGHALVPAIEEACFFHTIARQSQTRFELKGSNPLTENYSVLSPEVIEDSQGQAIAQKNAPLIQTLLEFDGVIVAGQAKSHCVAWTVADLLSDIEATDPALAQKVYLLDDCASPVVVPDVVDFTDQAEDTYQRFAEAGMHRVQSTTAIADWP, encoded by the coding sequence ATGACCGACTCAGCCCTGCTGCCAGTGCCTGATTTTTATAACCCTAGCCGGGTCGGTGAGGTGTGGTCGGTGCCCTATCAGCAGCGCGCCGCTGAGGCCAAAGCCTGGGCCAAAGCCCATCACATTGCCCCCGCTGCCGAGGATGATCGTCGCCTCTGCCTGCTGCTGATCGATGTACAAAATACCTTCTGCATTCCGGGCTTTGAGCTGTTTGTGGGTGGGCGATCGGGCCAGGGAGCTGTGGACGATAACCGCCGCCTAGGCGAGTTTATTTACCGCAATCTAGGGCAGATCACCACGATCACCGCCACCCTCGATACCCATCAGGCGATGCAGGTGTTTCATCCCCTATTTTGGGTCGACGCTGAGGGCGAAAATCCGCCGCCGATGACCATGATTCACTACGACGACGTGGTGCAGGGCAAATGGCGGGTCAACCCAGCGATCTCCGCCAATCTCACCGCCTCCCGCGACCTGCAAGAATACGCTCTGCACTACACCAAAACCCTGGATGACCGGGGTAAGTATCCCCTCACCGTTTGGCCCTACCACTCGATGCTGGGGGGCATTGGTCATGCGCTGGTGCCTGCGATCGAAGAGGCCTGTTTTTTCCACACCATTGCCCGCCAGAGCCAGACCCGCTTTGAGCTGAAGGGCAGCAATCCCCTCACGGAGAATTATTCGGTGCTCAGCCCCGAGGTGATAGAGGATAGTCAGGGACAGGCGATCGCTCAAAAAAATGCCCCCCTCATTCAAACCCTGCTGGAATTTGATGGGGTGATTGTCGCTGGTCAGGCCAAGAGCCACTGTGTCGCCTGGACGGTGGCTGACCTATTGAGCGACATTGAGGCTACTGACCCTGCCCTGGCCCAAAAGGTTTACCTGCTTGACGACTGTGCTTCCCCCGTAGTTGTCCCCGACGTGGTTGATTTTACTGATCAAGCCGAAGACACCTATCAGCGCTTTGCCGAGGCTGGTATGCACCGGGTGCAGTCAACCACGGCGATCGCAGACTGGCCATAG
- a CDS encoding chlororespiratory reduction protein 7: MPDVIMYQEEMFVVLMPGDAEEFLSPEELLERLTELLGDRQHDLPRDLQRFTTVAEQALHLRDTACELELSPGEAMQWYVVRLEK; encoded by the coding sequence ATGCCCGATGTCATTATGTACCAGGAAGAGATGTTCGTCGTGCTGATGCCCGGTGACGCCGAAGAATTTCTCTCCCCCGAGGAGCTGCTAGAGCGGTTGACGGAGTTGCTGGGCGATCGCCAGCACGATTTACCCCGCGACCTTCAGCGCTTCACCACCGTTGCTGAGCAGGCTCTACACCTGCGCGATACCGCCTGCGAGCTAGAGCTCAGTCCCGGTGAAGCCATGCAGTGGTATGTCGTGCGTCTAGAGAAATAG
- a CDS encoding PhoX family protein, whose protein sequence is MAKKQDIRTILKKVVNFEDENHNPSNNDSFNQVLDRARLGRRGFLKGSSSLAAAAMLGTGLALAADSTKQTQKAAKAATNLRFNFSPVAKSTADTLVVPEGYTARVLLATGDPIKSNVTPYKNDGTDNDFEVRAGDHHDAMQYFGMNRAGNGWDPNSSDRALLCINNEVCEDLGFVHPSGPTNYGPESTEARPAIEIDKEVAAHGVTIVEIAKQGSTYDLNRDSRFNRRITATTTFDIAGPARRSPMMATAFSPSGQQTRGTLNNCGHGYTPWGTFLSGEENWAGYFNRREDDAVRTAKEVAAFKRYGIGGATSGRYNWSRADATGNTDLYKRWDVSKTGSRAEQDFRNVANTFGWVVEIDPFNPNATTKKRTALGRFAHEGCWSATPVAGQPLVFYMGDDARNEYIYKFVTAAAWDPRDANRGAAAGDKYLDEGTLYAAKFNDDGTGEWLPLTLDNPNIANYASYDFADQADVVINARIAADAAGATKMDRPEWGGVNPATSEVYITLTNNVSSSNGRGVKTPLDAANPRYYAEEKETTVSQGNVNGHIIRWRESDNTPAAMAFNWDVYLFGAQADAGENINLSGLTTENDFSSPDGIWFSQATPGLLWVQTDDGYYTDATNCMMLAALPGTVGDGEPKMVANKAVPSNANADQQVKTYVGQAASPTVLSRFLVGPRDCEVTGITESPDGKVIFVNIQHPGESSESVTDPAQFTSHWPDGGTARPRSATVIITRNDGGKIAV, encoded by the coding sequence ATGGCAAAGAAGCAAGATATCCGCACCATTCTTAAGAAAGTGGTCAACTTTGAGGATGAAAACCACAACCCCTCAAACAACGACTCCTTCAACCAGGTTTTAGACCGCGCCCGCCTAGGCCGCCGGGGATTTCTCAAGGGCAGTTCATCCTTAGCCGCGGCCGCCATGCTGGGGACAGGCTTAGCTTTAGCAGCCGACTCCACCAAGCAGACTCAAAAAGCTGCCAAAGCCGCTACCAATCTGCGCTTCAACTTTAGTCCCGTGGCCAAAAGCACCGCCGACACTCTGGTTGTGCCCGAAGGCTACACCGCTCGCGTGCTGCTGGCCACGGGCGACCCGATTAAAAGCAACGTCACCCCCTACAAAAACGACGGCACCGATAACGACTTTGAGGTGCGGGCGGGCGACCACCACGATGCCATGCAGTACTTCGGCATGAACCGCGCCGGCAATGGCTGGGACCCCAACAGCAGCGATCGTGCCCTGCTCTGCATCAACAACGAAGTCTGCGAAGACTTGGGTTTTGTGCACCCCAGCGGCCCCACCAACTACGGCCCCGAGAGCACTGAGGCCCGCCCCGCTATTGAAATCGACAAAGAAGTTGCCGCCCACGGAGTCACCATCGTCGAAATCGCTAAGCAGGGGTCTACCTACGATCTCAACCGCGACTCCCGTTTCAACCGCCGCATCACTGCCACCACTACGTTTGATATCGCTGGCCCCGCTCGCCGCAGCCCCATGATGGCTACGGCCTTTTCGCCCAGCGGTCAGCAAACCCGTGGCACCCTCAACAACTGCGGCCACGGCTACACTCCCTGGGGTACCTTCCTCAGCGGCGAAGAAAACTGGGCCGGCTACTTCAACCGGCGCGAAGACGATGCTGTCCGCACCGCTAAGGAGGTGGCCGCCTTCAAGCGCTACGGCATTGGTGGGGCTACCTCGGGTCGCTATAACTGGTCGCGGGCCGACGCTACTGGCAACACCGACCTCTACAAGCGTTGGGATGTTAGCAAAACCGGCAGCCGGGCCGAGCAAGATTTTCGCAACGTCGCCAACACTTTCGGTTGGGTAGTCGAAATTGACCCCTTCAACCCCAACGCCACCACCAAAAAGCGCACCGCCTTGGGGCGTTTTGCCCACGAAGGTTGCTGGTCAGCCACACCGGTAGCTGGCCAACCGCTGGTGTTCTACATGGGCGACGATGCCCGCAACGAGTACATCTACAAGTTCGTCACCGCCGCCGCCTGGGACCCCCGGGATGCCAATCGGGGTGCCGCTGCGGGCGACAAGTATCTTGACGAGGGCACACTGTACGCGGCGAAGTTCAACGATGACGGCACCGGCGAATGGCTGCCCCTCACCTTGGATAACCCCAATATTGCCAACTACGCCAGCTACGACTTTGCCGACCAGGCCGATGTAGTGATCAACGCCCGCATCGCCGCCGATGCCGCCGGAGCAACGAAAATGGATCGGCCCGAGTGGGGCGGGGTCAACCCGGCCACTAGTGAGGTATACATTACCCTCACCAACAACGTGTCGAGCAGCAACGGTCGGGGTGTCAAAACTCCCCTAGATGCCGCTAACCCCCGGTACTATGCCGAAGAAAAAGAAACCACCGTCAGCCAGGGCAACGTCAACGGCCATATCATTCGCTGGCGCGAGTCGGACAACACCCCCGCCGCCATGGCCTTTAACTGGGATGTCTACCTCTTTGGTGCCCAGGCCGACGCGGGAGAGAATATCAATTTGTCGGGACTAACCACCGAGAACGATTTCTCTAGCCCGGACGGCATCTGGTTTAGCCAGGCGACCCCCGGTCTGCTGTGGGTGCAAACCGATGACGGCTACTACACCGATGCCACCAACTGCATGATGCTGGCCGCCCTGCCGGGAACTGTGGGCGACGGTGAGCCTAAGATGGTGGCCAACAAAGCGGTGCCCAGCAACGCCAATGCCGACCAACAGGTCAAGACCTACGTGGGCCAAGCGGCTAGCCCCACGGTGCTGAGTCGTTTTTTGGTGGGGCCGCGCGACTGTGAAGTCACCGGCATTACCGAGTCACCTGATGGCAAGGTGATCTTCGTCAACATCCAGCATCCGGGTGAGAGCAGTGAGTCAGTCACTGACCCGGCGCAGTTTACGAGCCACTGGCCCGATGGCGGCACCGCTCGCCCTCGCTCAGCAACGGTGATAATCACTCGCAACGACGGCGGCAAAATTGCTGTTTAG
- a CDS encoding GIY-YIG nuclease family protein, with translation MISLSQLSLLPKTSGIYLVLHQDGTVLYVGQSKNLYQRWNGGHHKLAQLVANYGNDIYIHWVEVPEWLLNRAESAAFDSYKPVLNLKSPPIV, from the coding sequence ATAATCTCTCTTAGCCAGCTATCACTGCTGCCTAAAACAAGTGGCATCTACCTGGTTCTTCATCAGGATGGTACTGTTTTGTATGTTGGCCAGTCTAAAAACCTTTACCAGCGTTGGAATGGAGGCCATCATAAGCTTGCTCAACTTGTAGCTAATTATGGCAACGATATTTATATTCACTGGGTCGAAGTACCCGAATGGCTATTAAATCGTGCTGAAAGCGCAGCTTTTGATTCTTATAAACCTGTTCTCAATTTGAAGTCGCCTCCGATAGTATAG
- a CDS encoding PCP reductase family protein, with protein MSLTPDIVKKFEALCKIAPLPMEWTADAEARLKEIPFFVRPAARKKIEKFAQEQGMSQITVEVYEAAKKQFG; from the coding sequence ATGTCTCTAACCCCTGATATCGTAAAGAAGTTTGAAGCTCTATGCAAAATTGCGCCTCTACCTATGGAATGGACTGCCGACGCTGAAGCCCGCCTCAAAGAGATTCCCTTCTTTGTGCGCCCTGCCGCCCGCAAAAAAATCGAGAAGTTTGCCCAAGAGCAGGGCATGAGTCAGATTACCGTTGAGGTCTACGAAGCGGCCAAGAAGCAGTTTGGCTAG
- a CDS encoding YbjQ family protein, translating into MEELIVFAVLLGIGYFFGTRTEKQHFRQLQQREQAIQGLMLSTAGAKVSLPKAHQAQLFTGSVVISSDFFKTFIAGVFSFFGGRITVYESLLERGRREAILRMEESALGWGADQVVNIRIQTAELSGNNGQGVIAIEVIAYGTGVR; encoded by the coding sequence ATGGAGGAGCTAATTGTTTTTGCGGTATTGCTAGGGATCGGCTACTTTTTTGGTACCCGAACTGAAAAGCAGCACTTTCGTCAGTTACAACAGCGAGAACAGGCTATTCAAGGGCTGATGCTCAGCACGGCTGGGGCTAAAGTGTCTCTGCCTAAAGCCCATCAGGCACAACTATTCACCGGCAGCGTAGTCATATCATCCGACTTTTTTAAGACGTTCATCGCGGGGGTATTTAGTTTCTTTGGCGGACGCATCACGGTTTACGAAAGCCTGCTTGAAAGGGGCCGCCGCGAAGCCATATTGCGGATGGAAGAGTCAGCCCTGGGCTGGGGCGCAGACCAGGTGGTCAACATCCGCATTCAAACCGCTGAGCTGAGCGGCAACAACGGCCAAGGCGTTATTGCCATTGAGGTGATTGCCTACGGCACAGGCGTTCGCTAG